Genomic DNA from Salvia miltiorrhiza cultivar Shanhuang (shh) chromosome 1, IMPLAD_Smil_shh, whole genome shotgun sequence:
TATGGATAAAAAGTAGacgtactatatatatatagttctcTTTCCTAGCGTGCAATTAATCCAAGTCCGAGTTCTCTGTAACTAATAACCTCCAACCATGCATGTTATACTAATAAATCCAGTTGAAATTTTCAAGATGCGATAATCCAATTATAGTAAACTAACGTAAAAGAAAAGGCATGCATAAATATGGGACGAGAGTATATCCACTAAATCAaacatattaatatatatatatatagagaggttCAAATGAAAATCgagatttaaaatgagaacgaAGAATTATCCTCAATTTTTGGATCATGAATATATATCAACGGTGAATGGATCattttgatggatgaatgcatCATTTGGGTTCGAATTCTAGAGGgaacgaaaattttatttttcccgAATGCAGTCAATTGTACAGCAAATACAGTAATTTTATACGTCAATGCAGTGATCTcaattctcattttaaattgcaGTTTTCACTATAAccaacccctatatatatatatggttggattaattaacatcaaaatcCACTATAGAGTAGAAACTAAGAATTAATAATATCCCTagattaaatgaaaattaatctATTGTGTGTGTCGTGTTGTGACCGGCCGTCATGCGCCAGCAAactagtgtgtgtgtgtgtgtgcagcCATATAATTTGTTTAACATAACTAAGATTCTACAGTcgtaattatttttgtattctGATAATATTTATATACGTGTGTTATGTGTATGTTTATTGACTAATGGAACGAGATTCACTGCTGTTAAACAGAGCAATCCATggagaaatattttactgaagTCAAATATGAATTTAGTAGATTAATTTAAAAGAAAGCGGTGGGAGAAAAAAAGTATTAAGTGCGAACaagttatatattatatatggtATAAAACGAACATGTCTACAAGTGCAAGAAGATTGAATATCTGAGTTGCTCGAAGGTAAGCAAACAGGACAATCTGATATTATGCTCCTGGGTCTTGGCCAGAAACTACTGAAacataacattatatatatatatatatagggtgtggttctagagagaactacattatttgtaagaacgggagaaccatcaaatctaatgtatctactgtaaaaattaatgcattcgctgttaaaattaatgcactaaaaaaatttaaaaaaacgcTCTCTtcaagattcgaactcaggatctgcattcatccaataagatgatgcatccaccgtagatcttgatgatcgaatggctgaaaatggttctccggtcttcttttatttatggttctttcttgaacctctccctatatatatataggggacggttattcaataaaccacccttattttaagaattacgaaccagcaaaaatgcataaattttatgcataacatgcatgaataaactgtataaatgcatggattgcgaaaaataattttttgctacctttgggattcgaactcaagaccatgaatttatccaacaaggtgatgaatcaaccgtagatcttgatgatctaagggctgaaaatggttcctaatttatattttaagaagcgttcttattttagccttcccctatatatatatatatatatatatatatatatatatatatatatatatatatataggggtccgctccaatgagactccctaattttagtgagatctagggcacgatctgatgcgtttattttgtcaatcctatggctgatattgtatctggagggtgattttttttcgcagggttcgaatcctggagggagcagaatattttaaattttgttattcatcagtatatattgtgttttacatcagtatatacggctctgttcatcagtatatatgtcttattcattacgaattttttaaattttatttttcatcagtatatacatcttattCATTAGATAtgtgttttgttcattagtattatatgtcttattcattgtactctcactggagcgcgcccctatatatatatatatatatatatatatgggagggctaaaataagagcatttcttaaaatataaaataagaatcattttcagcccttagatcatcaagatctatggttgattcgtaatcctgttggatgagtttttttttcgattaataaGTACATTTAATTAAATGATTAAATGGAGTATGTATTTTAAATTAGCTTGTGCTTACGACTAGAGTTTCCATGTGGTAGAGTATTTATAGCAAGGAAACATGCTTTAAAGTACGGTCATTCATATATAATGGTtcataattgagtttcgagcatcatttaTTTGAAGTTCAAAATAATATAACTAACTTGTGAGCACCATCTCATTTGAAGTCTAAAAGACCATAACAAAGTTCTGATAATCATCCCATTTAAAGATTGAGAAAATTGATGTgaaattcaaattatatcaaTTCATTTAGTGtttcaaattataaattttcataaaaaatcaatgtggaattcaaattttattataattaataaatcgtataaaatattttattttatgatcaaattaaattaaagacataattttttatttaattaaccaaataaatttgattaaataaaattgacttATAGTAATCTCAATCACTCCCTcaattaaattgtgaattttttGTTTGGAGGGTAAGCACCCTTTTATATAGGTTTTATATTTTGGTATGCATGCAGAGGCACTACTCCAATTTTTGTCATCTGAAAAGAAGACATGCGTAATAATACCTGGATTTTGTTTCTTGATTGCAAGCAGGCCATACCGAGATTAAAAATTTGTTTCAATCCATGTGTTAAATGAGTAACATATTGCCGTGAACAACATAATACATGAAGACGATTGTACTGTCAAGAGCTAGCTAAGAGTAATGCATAATCGAGAATGATAACGGGAAAAAGTAAACTAGAATGCGTTTCCGTCTCATGCTTATTCATGATCCACTACATATAAACATATCTATCCAGTAAATCAACATAATACATAGagttaatatatgaaaatgtttatatatatatataatgtatattatatttatagtgAATGTTGGCACTGCTACCATTGGTTaaacatatttaatttttttaaagaacaaCAAAGTaaccaggggcggagccagactttcgtTTCAGGGGggtccattttttttaataaaaataataaataaattaaaaataaataataatcattacttAAAACAATTATGAATAtcttttaaattacaaaaatacatTTCGTTTATACAAAACAACTTCAAGAAATCAAGATGGATAAAACTTaggattttggcaaataaaatcatgaactattttgaattaacaattttaacgtgacttttgaaatgtggcgaattaaatcatcatcttttcaatttttacaatttcgtcCCTCGTAATTTTTTCTGATCGTCGGATTGTTGACTTGGAATTTTTGTGGATTAATTCTCcacgtaatattcatgttacgaaaatagtttgcaataaaattaataaatattgaaaattatggtacAAATACAGGATACACCCCTTGCTTATTTAAAGAAATTTTTGATTAAGACTGTACGAAACAACatcgtttaggcctcacaaaaactatatgaagataaaattatttttttttcatttttattctaaaattacaaaaatatacctactatttttttaaatcccaggggggcccagtgacccccctgccccacccctagctccgcccaTGAAAGTAACTACAAGAAAAGACGCGTTTAGCGaccgaaattaacgaccgaaattttcggtcgttaattttgcggccttaacgatcgatttacgaccgtttcacgatcgattttattttttatttatttttattttttaacgaccgaaaattcggtcattaattattttttttatattttaatattttatttttcttaacgaccgaattttcggtcgtaattttttttttatattttaattatttttttaattttaacgaccgaaaattcggtcgttaatatatttttttttattttttttaaattattattatttttaaacaattaattttttttaaattaattttttttaacgaccAAATTATTCGGTTGttacaattatttttttaatttttttttttaaagaccgaatttttcggtcgttaaaattatttttatttattttttatttattttatttattaacgaccgaataatcggtcgttaatattattttttcaatttttaaaatttttaattttcgtttttatttttatttttgattatatatatatatatatatatatataattattttttattaatttctatttaattattattttcaaataatagagaatattttaaaaatgattgttattttcataatattattctaaaaaaatagataatattgattattaataaaaatgtgatattatttgcaaataataataaattattagatttattataataaattattagacttattagattttctaaattattagattcattattttcaaaatattaataattttattattttaaaataataaaattatttttcaaatattaattttattaatattgattatttgatttaatattgatttttttgtatatttgattgttatttttcatactcatattttcttttcttttttaattacgataatattaattttttattattttaaattcgatcgtatatttaccgtcaATGTTTCGCCGGCACCATAAATCTtagttattatctcgacatattataaggttatgaatgattaatgatatttattgaattagagtttaaatgaataaataggtaatatatatcaataatacgagtgttctgtactggtgactactcgaaaggaacttcaaggttaagcgtgtttgacttagagcacaagtaagatgggtgatctactgggaagttcgtcaaatggtatgcaattaaggtcaaaatacattagaaatacactaaaaatacttgtgggatacaaagatattaaaatatatatatatatatattttttttttttcgaaaaaaaaattatttttttattaatttttaacgaccgaaaattcggtcgttaaaaataaaatttcggtcattatttaaaaaaaataaaaaaatatatattttttatttttattttttattttattttttccctttttaacgaccgaaatttcggtcgttaaatcggacgttaaaaatattaacgatcgatttttgggttttaacgaccgaaatttcggtcattagagccgcattttcttgtaggGAATCTATCTACAATTTATATACACACGTAATTTCGGTACATCTCAATTcccacacatatacatatacaattCAAGATTAAAGCAAATtaattacaaattcgaccagactaaaagaaaaaaaaagtagaaaaaaagAACGGTACAAGTTGTACATTTCAAACACAAAGCAATTAAAATGTACAGTAATTTCAATCAAATTTTACCACAGCTGTGCAAAAAATAGTcggaaattttcaattttgacgCCTTCAGGCAAAAACTTGCAACAAGGAAAAAATTAGAGCGAAGTTACTATATATTGAAATTTATTAACAAATCTCACTCCTTTGTGTGATAATAAAAATACTagctagtattttttttattttttgtttgaggagaaaaaaaatactaccaTAATTAGGAGCTAGCGTTAATACTCTGGAGCACACCTTGTCTAGCCCACTTCATATTCCCGCAGTAGTCGTTAGCTTTCCCTCGTAATTCTTCTAAGCTCTTCATCACTTTCTCCCCATCGCCATCTGTTCCCGACAAAGATTCTGTCTCCAACTGCAAACTCTGAGCTACTACGTGAATTTTGGTCAGATCTTTCATGCTGATTTTGGCACCAATATTCATAACTCGGATGATCTCCATGTGCTTCTTCACGTCTCTCTCACGCTTCCTCAGAACTGAACCGATCCATTTCCCTAGCGCGACTAGCAGGATGGATGCTGCCGCTGCCACCGCAGCCGCCGGCTTTTTGGTATTGGCATTGGCGGCAGCCACCGTGGCAGCGATCGCGGCTGCGGCAGTGAAGAAGACGGCGGATACCTTCTTCCCGGTATCGATGCGATGGAGCTTCTGGTCGGAGCAGGTGTGGAAGGATCGCAGCGTCACCCGCATCATCAGCTGCTGCTTATAAAGGCACGATAGATGATGGAAGAAATCGCGATGAGTTACAGATGGAGAGTTATTTGTAGGGTGAATGAGACGTTGTTGGAGTGCTGCGCACAACTCGGGCGTCTTGAGTGTGTCAGCGTAGAAGTTGTCGACAAACTCCAATAACTTTTCATTATTGGTAGAGTTTTTTTGCAGATCAAGAAACGCCATAACAAATTGCTGATTGGTTTGGAGCTGATGCTCATACGAGTTCACGTCAATGGCGCGAGTTTTAGCAGTCATTGCCATTAAAATTATAGCAATAACTTTGAGAAGGGTTTGTGAGTGAAATGAGAAAAATTATACTAACTTGGACAGAAAAGGAGGACTTAAGTATAGTCTATATATAATCATTAATCAAGGCCGGTGACTTCTCCAAACACCGAGGGGGCAAATAAGAAGCATAGTTGGCGGAGCGCAAGGGTCAAAGCACGGGCAATATGTCGAATAATTGTCGATAATAAATTAACAACCCGTTAACAAAAATCAGTAACACTAGCCTCGCTACATAATAAAGCCTCAACTAActaatctaaaaaaaaataaaaaaataaaataaagcctcaactaataaaatattcattttactattataaaaaaaatagatactaggctagaaaaaaaaagagagagaaaaacacATACGTACATAATGAAAAGTGAAAATGGACAtggttttttaataaaattgataattagtaattattgtaaaagagttttattttttgataGCCTGTTATATATAAAAGAGTCATGTTTTACAACATACAATTGgcctattatatttatattttatatttagtttaagaaaattaatagtataatatgatatactaatatatatatataggggttggTTATAGTGAAAActtcaatttaaaatgagaattgagaatacTGCAATGGCGTGTAAAGTTACTGTATTCGCTGTGCAATTAACTGCATTcgaagaaaaattaaaattgcactCCCTTCAGAATTTCGAACTCGACCGGTGTATTAATCATATCCATCTTGATGATGCATCCAGTACCATTGATTTTCATGATCCAAGGGTTATAGTGAAAACTTCAATTTGGTGGGAACCGTATATCTCTTTATATATCACTATTATATAAGTGTGCacttataaattttgattattatcattacttattttaattatactgaataatttaatatatatatatatatatatatatatttatacttcCTTCATCTCCAAATAACTTTTTAGGGGGATGACCACAACTTTTAAGACGAAAAGATGAAAATGTGAACAGTATGtataaataagatattgaaagcggtgaaaatgtgaaaagtaagGACAAATGAGTATTataagtattatttattagtgatggagtataatccaaaaatagaaaaataagtttTTTGGGAATggatcaaaaaaaaataagaagttaggGGCAGAGTGTTTTATATAGGGTAAAGGTCCGTTAGTAGGTGGGGTTATTTGCATATTTTTCATGTACTATAGGGGAGGTATTTGCACCAAAGTCGAGTGTGGGGGGTTAAACGCTCTAGAGGGGTCTACTTTAGGGACTAATCTGCATCTTTACCCTTTTATATATTTGAGGGTAAataatagtttatatatatttgaggATTAATAATAGttgatatatctatttaatatttttattatttcgtGAATAATGTGTCATGGAGAAAAAGAAGTAGACTATATATAGAAATAGAATCCCCCCgtactataataataaaaataatccaaGTCCGAGTTCTAGATCTATAactgttgtaaatatatcttctagatatatcttatgtgtgttgaccaagaaacctagagggagaataacacttgacatcttcaagccgccggagttgactatcctccgttcacaccggacgttcacacttggtttaacacctataaatatgggtgtattGTGAACTTCATTTCATTCACTAatctattctctcgcttctctcaagTTTATAAcatctcgcttctctctagtttataacacgttatcagcaccaTAGTTCTAGTCCTCTCATCTTCCTTCGATCGTAAAAGGATTGGAGGTATGCCCTAGGAAAGAATTGTGTCTTTCCAATGAGGTAcgactaattttcttttcatctgaaTTTCAATCCGTATAATTTTAGTAATCATCTAAATCCAGACGAAAGAAAttttgaagtattagaatattatattgTTTAATATGTTTATATCAATAAATTGGCTTGGAAATAACCAGGAAACGGAATCATGGTAACATATATGCTTTGCATAACAGAGATTGTTATTGAAATTTGTGCAAATTCCCCTTATATTTGTGGTTTGATGCAAATatgttatatttgtttattacaaATGATATAATTTTCGTTATTCTTGAAGAAATACAAATAATCCTAAAAGTTATATTTTGATGCTATTAAAATAGCATTTGTTTGATCATATTAAATTAGTGATGCATTTCGAATGATATTGATCTTAATCATTCCACCAAACAAAAGTGAATTTTGATTGGAATTTGGAGGATATAAAGTAAATTTTTGATCTGTACTTAGAGGGAATATGTCATTTTATGTAAACTTGTATTTGATGTGGTATAAAAAGTCAATGTGAAATagtagattttagaaaaataataaagaaaaatatgaaaagttgACGCAAAATAGAAGACTATTTTGATGATTGGAGACATAATAGATTCGCCCGATTATGTTAAAAAGATAAG
This window encodes:
- the LOC131012061 gene encoding UPF0496 protein At4g34320-like, whose translation is MTAKTRAIDVNSYEHQLQTNQQFVMAFLDLQKNSTNNEKLLEFVDNFYADTLKTPELCAALQQRLIHPTNNSPSVTHRDFFHHLSCLYKQQLMMRVTLRSFHTCSDQKLHRIDTGKKVSAVFFTAAAAIAATVAAANANTKKPAAAVAAAASILLVALGKWIGSVLRKRERDVKKHMEIIRVMNIGAKISMKDLTKIHVVAQSLQLETESLSGTDGDGEKVMKSLEELRGKANDYCGNMKWARQGVLQSINASS